Proteins found in one Zea mays cultivar B73 chromosome 1, Zm-B73-REFERENCE-NAM-5.0, whole genome shotgun sequence genomic segment:
- the LOC103643715 gene encoding E3 ubiquitin protein ligase DRIP2 has protein sequence MQPGPTSPPHESPSPPHEVTPQEEPATLPLPGEEAQPQGQADDGDAVKAAAGAREDRNDRSGATASARGRKRRRRGGTSSTSPSPFPSPAAAAGTTRGVVMVKRDLLARCMTCPLCRRLLRDATTISECLHTFCRKCIYQKFDDEEVECCPVCKIDLGCTPTEKLRADHSLQDVRSKLFPFKRKKINAEEVSSSISLPTKIKERSISSLVVDTPKVKPTGLTGRRTRAVARKAAAVATATVTLHELRPVIEDPVKKEIDSCDSHPHDSNLPASSSKAPQIRRQISPNVEASNRSSNKDTEGDSNDELADKSELWRPLNCLVEAANRTKSFRSSSQSPVVKGEQPNGSTSSTFASKAKARENLEKSKIQDDKKDVPMPPVLPKRRAQGTARKKRDRLQAPTDVKPDAAVAQNAKKFSSIWFSLIASFDQQGDPPLPQIPSHYLRIKDGNIPASSILKYLMQKLSLPSESEVEIKCCEQPVNPSQPLRNLVELWLKGRATQTTQTMTGSSAKEFVMVLTYGRPKAPAM, from the exons ATGCAGCCGGGGCCCACCTCGCCGCCGCACGAATCCCCCTCGCCGCCGCACGAGGTGACGCCACAGGAGGAGCCCGCGACCCTGCCCCTGCCCGGCGAGGAGGCCCAGCCCCAGGGCCAGGCTGACGACGGCGACGCGGTCAAAGCGGCGGCGGGAGCCCGGGAGGACCGGAACGACAGGAGCGGCGCCACCGCATCCGCCCGGGGGAGGAAGAGGCGGAGGCGCGGCGGCACCTCCTCCACCTCCCCCTCGCCCTTCCcgtcccctgccgccgccgcgggGACGACGCGGGGGGTCGTCATGGTCAAGCGGGACCTGCTCGCGCGCTGCATGACGTGCCCGCTCTGCCGCCGCCTCCTCCGCGACGCCACCACCATCTCCGAGTGCCTCCACACGT TTTGCAGAAAGTGTATATATCAGAAGTTTGATGATGAGGAAGTAGAATGCTGCCCAGTATGTAAAATTGATCTTGGCTGCACACCTACTGAGAAGCTTAG AGCCGATCACAGCTTACAAGATGTAAGATCAAAACTTTTTCCATTCAAAAGAAAGAAGATTAATGCAGAAGAAGTTTCATCTAGTATTTCACTTCCCACTAAAATTAAAGAAAGATCTATCTCTTCATTAGTCGTCGATACGCCTAAAGTAAAACCAACAGGCTTGACTGGACGGCGAACAAGAGCAGTTGCCAGAAAAGCTGCTGCTGTCGCCACTGCCACTGTCACCTTGCATGAACTTCGTCCAGTTATTGAAGATCCTGTGAAAAAGGAAATTGATAGTTGTGACAGCCATCCTCATGATTCAAATTTGCCTGCTAGTTCAAGCAAAGCACCACAAATAAGAAGACAG ATATCACCTAACGTGGAGGCATCTAACCGTTCCTCCAACAAAGATACCGAAGGTGATAGTAACGATGAGCTGGCAGATAAGTCTGAGCTCTGGCGTCCTTTAAATTGTTTAGTAGAAGCTGCCAACAGGACAAAATCCTTTAGGTCAAGTTCACAGAGTCCAGTTGTTAAGGGAGAGCAACCCAATGGCTCTACGAGTAGTACATTTGCTAGCAAAGCAAAGGCAAGGGAGAATCTGGAGAAGTCCAAAATTCAGGATGACAAAAAAGATGTTCCCATGCCACCAGTGCTGCCAAAAAGAAGAGCTCAAGGTACTGCGCGGAAGAAGAGAGATCGTCTTCAAGCTCCAACTGATGTGAAGCCTGATGCTGCAGTTGCACAGAATGCAAAGAAGTTCAGCTCCATATGGTTTTCATTGATTGCCTCATTTGACCA GCAAGGAGATCCACCTTTACCACAGATCCCTTCCCACTATTTGCGAATAAA AGACGGAAATATCCCTGCTTCATCTATCCTAAAATACCTCATGCAAAAGCTCAGTCTTCCAAGTGAGTCTGAG GTGGAAATAAAGTGTTGCGAGCAGCCAGTGAACCCTTCACAACCTCTGCGCAATTTAGTAGAGCTGTGGCTGAAGGGAAGAGCAACACAGACAACTCAGACCATGACCGGTTCGTCCGCTAAAGAGTTTGTAATGGTGCTAACATACGGACGGCCAAAGGCTCCTGCAATGTGA